The genome window tgtagaTTGTGTAAAGCAGGGTAATGTTAAAGAACTTTTTGCAGAATTGGCTTATGACTGGACCTGACCTGCATGCTTTGAAGCACATTGAGGAAGTCGTTCATGCCTGTCAGATGCTGAACATCCTGGAAAATGGCCACCAGCAGAGTAGGTGTGATGGCGATGGAACGGGTCAGCAGCACCCGAGCGAAACGAGACCACCGTAGGTTCAGGAAACCCTAACAGGAAAACACAAGGATGAGTATAAACACTTAGAtacatctttgggttttttcCATCAGCTGCTGTGACATGCTTAACTAAACAAAGCTGTGACTTCATTTCTAAACAACAGGTGTTCTTACCTCCATGACAAACTGCCCAGAGTAAGTGCCTGTCATAGTGGAGCTCTGTCCAGCTGCTAGGATCCCTATGGCCCAGATGTAGAGAGCTGCAGGGCCAAAGAAACAGCCCAGGACCACTCCCTGAACAAAAGGATCataacacagaaaatatgtaATTATCCATCTACCCACTGTATCAATCTCTCaatttctgttgattttttgtAGCTGTGAGCAGCTACTCTATTTCGTAAAGATTGTGCTTTGCTTCCATTTGTACATTAACAACACATATACTTAATTCTGTCACCTTTCCAGTAATGAGTAGTAATATACTAATGAGGCTGAGACGTACCCCTTTGTAGATATCCACCTCCAGTGTGCCGTTGTTGAGAGGGAAGAGATCTGTGTGAGGGCTGCCGGTCGCATTGCACTCTGCATTCTGCAACCACAGGAAAAATAAGCAACAACTTGATATGCACTGTGTTAACAGTACTGATTGGAAAACAAttatttcactgtattttaaaatgacaacacaagCTTCAACCGTGCTTAGTGAAGAGCAACAGATGTCAGTGTCTACCCACCACTTCCATATTGCTTTTATTGTAGAAGGCCTGAGCAAAGACGGCCACGACAAAGACGTTGATGAGGAAAGAGACGAAGAGCGCGATACTTGACTCGATGAAGAAGTACTTGTTGGCTTCTTTTACTTCCTTCTTATTCTTGCGGTCGACCTCCCGAGACTAGTACATGAGGAAAtgaagaataaagaataaagaaacacTCAACACGCAAATCTacttcatgtttcatttttcaatcaGTGGTACCTCAAAGTGGATGTTATTGCTTTAAGACTAAGAGAGGAAAATGTAATGTTGACTTATTGGGCTTGAGTATGATCAATGATCACAAGTATGTTTCTAACCTTGACCAGTGCTGAGTGCAGGTAGATGTTGTGGGGCATGATGACGGCGCCCACGATTCCCACCGCCTGCTCCAGCTGCACAGGCCCACAGCCGGCACAGTAGGGTACAAACATCCCCTTCAGCAACTCCCCTTGGTCTGGCTTTACCAGCACATACTAAAGGCAGGCGACAACAAGTCAGACATGTCAGGGTGACGTGACTGTCTCCGTAAAATTGTGAGATGTCAACAAAAACGTGAGGGGGCTTTACCTCATAACCAAAGCTAATAGCCATTACAGTGATGAGGAAGCCAAAGAAAGCTTCAAGTTTCCTCAGGcctacaaagacaaaaaactgtaTCAACACTGGGATGCACAGCTTTTCAAACACTGACTGGTAGGCTGTGGTTGTATAGCTACAGAAGAGAATCACATACCATATTTGTCtagaaacaggaagacaaatgTGTCTGTGATGGTGATGAGAACTCCTGCCCACAGTGGGATCCTggagaagagacaaagaaaatgttatttttggtcagtattttatcaCCATTACATAAAACACTCTGAAAATGTTTGCAAACCCTTTCCACTGAGAAGCAGAAAAGATGTTACCTGCCCACTGAGAGGAGGTTAAGAGCTATGGCACAGCCGATGACCTCCTGCATGTCTGAGCCGATAATTGCCAGTTCAACCATCAGCCAGAGGATGATCCGAGGAACCTGAAAAAGAAGTGATTAAATTAAGAAAGCGCTTTTCAGGGCACCTATAGTTCACAGAGATTATTTAACAATATCTAAGAACATAAATTCAAAAATGGAGCACTCATAttgacaaatacaaacaaacacaaagttcaTGTACAACgagaaagaggaagtgatgAGAGTTGGGAATGCTCACAGTGGGATACTGGCGGTTGCAGACTTCAGCCAGGTGCATCCCTGTGACGACTCCGAGGCGTGCAGCTAACCTTTGCAACAGGAGCCCAATGATGGTGGCTAGAAGGAGCACCCATAGGAgctgagaaagagacagaaaaatatgaaaacaagtAAACCatttgccttcaaaataaaagaacttTTAGAAAAGGGGGGGAAGTAGATAGCAAGAATGAtggttcttgttttttctttttctaaatcAGCACCCATAACCTGGAATGTAAACTACAAAGCCGTGGTagtcatgtttttgtttatcaCCTTAAAGCCAGCTTTAGCTCCAGACTGCAGGTCAGACTCGATGTTTCCTGGATCCAAGTACGCAATGCTCATCAAAAACCCTGGTCCGGTGAAGGCCCAGAGTTTACGAAAACTGAACACCTGGAAAGAAAGACAACAGAACCTTAACAATAATGTATACACAATTAAAATATCTAACAAATTCAGGTTAATTGGCCAGCAAGAGAGATTTACTTTGAAGcttataaaacattaaaaagtcgTCGTCAGTACCTGGTTGGGGCTCTCAGGAATGGGCACTTTCTCTTCAAAGTACGTGGAGAAGGGTTCATCCTGGGCCACAGGtgaggcaggaggagagatggagctGTACTGGTTTGTCTGGACTCCATTCTCCTGAGGGGAGTCCCCTAACAAATCcgcagaagaaaaaacagatggaaaaggATAGTTTGTGATAAGATAAGACACATACAGTTTTGAACTTCATTATCATAACATTTCACACATTCTAAGATTTGGACATGTGGCCTAATCACTATACCAGTGTTGGCCATGTAATTACCTGAGTGATCTCTACCTGTGCTGACACCTTGATGAACAAACTTGATGCAAAATGCACTGTTTACTCCCTGAAACACTCTGATTTAATGTAATTAAAGAGGAATCATTTTCAAAAGCTGGAAATGTCTGGATTGGATCATTTTAGAACAGCAGAGCAGTTGATGCTCTACACAGATCTGCTGTTCTTCTGCTCAAACCTTAAACCTCAAAAATCCAGCTTTAGCCAtgaaaaaatgataaatgataaatattgatGATATCATTTTTTCAACAAATTCAAAACTAAAGTCCCCACTTCATGTCTAACtgataaaaactttttttttccacgtTAAACTCAAAGCACTTACAAGACACAGAGAATGTGGGACATGGCTAAAGCTGGATTTTTGAGGTTTAAGGTTTGAGCAGAAGTACAGCAGATCTGTGTAGAGCATCAACTGCTCTGCTGTTCTAAAATGATCCAATCCAGACATTTCCAGCTTTTGAAAATAActgtccaaaacacaaaacactacTTAAATCATTCTCTACTCAGGCAAATGTTTGAGTCAGGGTATATAAGACTCATTTGAGGGCCAGGAGTTTTATTAAGAAACTGCATACACTTGATGAAGTCATTTGTGACACTTTAATGACCAGATGTTGTGAAAAAGCACTAAATTGAAACACAATTTGAAAACTGCAACATGAGTGTTGGTGTAAGACTTTAAATCTCATGTACTCAGTTGGTCAGTAACAACATGTAATTAGGACCACATTACTCAAGTCTTGAACCCAGTGACTGagaacacagtgaagaaaaaggGATTACATTCAAAAGATCAGTGAagataaacaaaactaaaatctCACATAAAAGATATTCTAAGAACTGTAATTATTGTTTAACATTTATCACAAATATATGATTATGATTCCTTTAAAGCTGTGTACTACTCACTGAGTTTGGCCTTTTCATTCTTTCCTCCCTTCATCTCCAACTCCCTGCTAGTCCCAAAGTCCACTGTCCCCTAACAGTGTCTCTGCTTTTATATGACTCAGCCTCTATTGTCCTTTTTTTAATATGTCACAATGACATTCTGACATCATGTTTCTAAAAATGACCTGGCAGGAGAGAGAAGTACAGACAGCATACTCATGCCAAACTTGTGCTAGGGTttgtcaataaaaacacaccccCAGGCACAAATAATATGCAGAGTGACCTGGCTTTTACCTTTTAACTAATGACACAGCAAAACATAAGCAGCGATAAAGTTCATAACATCATTCAGTTATATAAACCAAACACATTCCAGCATCAGGGTCAGAGAAACAGATTCTCCATTTTGGGAACATTTTGTTCTGAGTGTGAGTTTTCATCAGTTAAACTGTGGTGCTGAAAGTACTGatgtaaaatattgttttaagtGCTTCTGTCAGCATGCACACTGGCACTGAACATATACTCCAGCCTTCACCAAATGCCCAGGGAGTTTAATGTTGAAGAACATAGCGAGTATGTTTATAGAGCGATGGTCATGTTTCTGTTATATTAAGCAGTTACCTTCAATGAGGTCTCCTTCTTGCTCGGCCTTCATCAGGGCAGGCTGAGGGATCCCTGGGAATTTGAGGGATGGATATCAGCCTCCCtgcaaaaagacaacaacagtTACATAAAGTGAATGAGCATGAAAGACATGACTGCTGGAGGTAAAATAGTAATTATCGTGCCAGGCTGGGGATGCTTTGGTCTCTAAAACTAACTATTAAGCTGCCAAACAAACTAACTTCAGGTTTTCTCACACCAAGAGTGAGTAATTTCAACGTGAGACATGACtgtgaaacattttgttctCCGCCCCCCccttttgtttaaaaacattaaaaatcacaAGTCATAAAAAATGACTAAGCAACATTAACAGCATGTGAAAGCTCACGCTACATTACTGAGAACCTTTGGGATCCTTGAGTTGACCACTGGCAATGGAGTTTCACTTCCATCACATGCATCCTTCCTCTAACACTGTGCTCAGTATAATTGGTGCTGCTTATCTAACAAAACCTCTGTCCACCAACACAACTTCATTTTATAATACTATGTTCTCTGATACAGAGAACGCAGCTCCTCTGAAAGCACATGACTCTGCAGTCATATGAGGCAAAAGAGGGGCTGAGGTGGCAGATGGAGCAACCTTTTCCAAACTGTCAAGGTTTCCATCAGAATGCCACTTCCTCTGGCTGAACATGTGCTCAGAGTATTTACCATTATCAAAGTGACAGGTTCTTTAGTACTTTATTTTGCAGCAACAATTAATTCATAAACACATTAGAATGTGAGTAATAACATTAGTTAACATCAAAGTGTGACCCAGAAACACCATGTCAAAAAAGAATCAGCCTTTCTAGAGGAAATGAGGTTTACTGTTTTGGAGAATGAGTGGACTTTGCtaataaaaataccaaaataaggTATTTTGTTGTTCTTCAGTCGTTGGCAGATTTAGGAGAGTTGCTTGGACACTTTACAGGTTTTTGACTccaatgttgacattttttactcAAATTTTGCAGCCTCAAAAATACAAGacataaaaaatcaaaatgtgaataattctaaaaaaatcaatttcataAATGGGCCAGATTTAAcagtaaattttaattttagtgtCGACGGCTTTATGAAATTGCCAGATATGGCCACTGACTTGGCAGTTACGCGTTATTTGGCTACAGGACGCCTCAATTTTCTGCAACTCTCAAGACGCTGCCCTCCTCAGGGTTTTCCGTAAGAACCAGCTGTCGACCGGATGGCTGGacattgaaacattttcagccgACTTCTTTATTACTGTTTCCAGTCAAGTCATTGTCACTTTTTATAAACTTTATAATTACAAtcttaaatgaaatgaaggtTTTTGTCATTAGAAATCTGGATCTTAAGTGATCAGAGAGGCAAACAGCCTCTGTGTCCATCAAAGAGCGTCACGGAAAAACACTCTTAAtttgaaactgctttattcagtgtttttactaattttaattacttggtctgtttgttgtggagaggaggagacctctgtggatatTTTGGTTCTTAGCAAAAACCTCCTGAACtgtgaacactgaaggaattcAGTGTATTTCATTGTATTTGTGATGTGTCCTCATGTGCCCACAGTCAGCAGTCACAATCAGTTACTGAACACACAAGAGGAGCACTGAATGAGGTTTGAAACCACCCAATGTGCACAGTTATCACTGCTCATAAAGATAACAAAACAGTTATGGTGTTAAACTAGTACAACTTATCAAGCAGTTGTAATACCACTGACATTTTTGCAGGTGCACATGGTGATGGATGGAGAGCGGTTCAGATGCATCAGTTTGCTCCAGTCATTTTCCCCAAACTCCAACAAGTCGAAACAACTCTCTGAACGACCACCCAAACATGTTCTCACACACCACCATGACGGTTTAAGTCCTCCTAGTATAATCTCACTCACCAAACAAAGAAGAATACTAACATCCTTCTAGCAGACAGTGGAAGTGATCTCACTTTGATGTTGCTGATCATAAGTCATGTCACCCACAGGTCTAGTCATGTCTCACAGTATGTTTGCCTGATGGAAATCTGTCTGTTGATAGACTACAAGGTAGATTTCAGTGTGCTGgcattcactttgtttttcagttgactGCCCTCATCTCAGTACCTGGTTGAATTTGCAGAGGTACATACTTTTCCTTTCTATTtctcacataaaacaaaacacagcaatcTGTCAAGTACatcttgttttgattttaatcaACCTGTAGTAGCTGTACTTATatacaacaaacaacacaggacaAATTCTTTGgctttatttatatttagtcCACTATCATTCTCATCTGCGCTACCTCTGACATACTGTTATGTTCTGCATTGGTCCTTGTGTGACCTGGATTCCAGTCCTGGATTGTGTAACTGTCTTTTAATGTGTCAGCACTATTCATGTCGAATTCCATGGGTACCCATGTGCATGTGGTGATAAAAGTCTTACAGTAGCAAAGTTTAGGTCAAATTGAAACCATAAAGTATTCTAATAACAGCACAAATATGACATTCATTGGAAAACATCAACTTATGTCATCAACTAGATGATTCATTTTGATATTAACAAATTCTGTAAAGTTGTACTGGTGAGGGTTGTGGATCTAAATTTGAAAGTGGTAATCCTACTAAGAATGTCACTTAGTCATCAGTCATCCATCTAACTTCTCTTAAGAGCCTTGGTCTCAGCAAACACTACAAGGGCCTAATCTGCACAGAACAGATTTTACAATCACTACTGAACATCTAGGACAACTCCCAAACTGACAAATGATCTCCTAATGTTACGCCCCTCAAATTATTGCCTCTTTTACAGACTTTTACACTCCATgcaaaaaaaaggacaaaaagaatCTAAACACAGTAAAGCTTATGTTTCTAAATGTTAAGAGAAACCTGTTGTGTCTAATTCTAATGTTTCTGTTAGCTGCAATGTCTAATGTCACATTTGACAAAACTCACAGAGCAAGTTATTCTAATTATTTTCATGAGGCTCAGAAGCAGTAGCAATGACTTGTCTCTGATGCTGTCAAACCAAACCCAAGAACTTGGCTCTTGCAAAAACTAGTGCATCAAGTCCATGTCCTAGACCTGACTCACAGCATTATTAATTGAACCATTGTATTCGTGAGCTGTGAAAATTGATCTCCTTTGTTTATGTAGGCTTTGATGATCAAATATCCTACTCTTGCAAAGTGGGAGTTTCCAACACAGTGAAGTGTACAAAGTGAGACTGCAACCAACAATTCtattattatgtttatatagTTAGTTAATCCATGACTTGTTTAAAAGCAGTCTAAAACATAAAGATATTTAATTCACTGCCATATATAACAAAAACCCCAGTAAATCCTCACATATAAAACCCCAcaaccagagaatatttgacACAACAATTCAGAACTACTACTTgtttctgattaattttctgtcaatttatCAATCAACTAAATTGACTCATTGTTGCAGGAGATTTGATCTTGGCAGAAACCCTTGTTCTGCTTCTGCTGTGTGATACTAAGATGCTCTCAGCATGGGAGAACATTACCATACCAACTGCTCTGACAATATTTACGCCTTTGTTTACCAGCCACTGGGAAAGCAAACATCACTTCTCAGGCTCTACCTAAAGATGTGTACAAAATTCTGAACCTGGCTGATAAACTGtaattaaactttaaattaacatgttatgtCCGTGATGTTGTACAGCTCAGGTGTACATGGTGAATTTGAACAACTGTAATGACAATAATGATGGTGTAACCATCATTGTTAATGGGACAACTTTATTAAGAGTCGTCTAATTACTTCATCAGTCCAAGATAATGATCTGATTTACCGTTTTTAACACTTAGATCAATACCTTAATTTTACTGATGTTAGCAACACACCGGCCTGACAGCAATCAAACCTTTGTACAAGTTCTCTCTGTATTGCGGAACTAATGTCAACGAATTTTACACACTCCCAGACTATGAGGCGAGTAGTAGTAATGATCTAATCAGAATTTAAACTACAAAACAACGTTTGACCTCTCGACCTGTTCTCTTATGCAGCGGGTACAGCTAAACCAACTAGCTATAAAAGAAGCAAAGGCTACGCGTCAGTCAACCATGCCAGTTAGATATGTTTGAACCAGAGCAGCTATCATCTTCAAATCTTTTCGATAATAAAACCTTGGTGCGCTGACACCAACACTGTCAGTACATTGTTACTATGGGGGAGTAAGCTAGCGAGTTTCCATGTTAGCTATCTGGTTGCGTCTGCTAACGCTAACCTCATGAAAGTATGAAAACGCTCTTACCTTGGTACGTTATGGGAGGGTACAGGAACAGATAGTGTTTTGAAACTGCTTTTAAACTGAACCCATGTGTATAAATGTGAAGCTAGCTAAGTAACACGTTATCGGGCTAAATTCTGCCAAAGTCGTATCTTTCCATTGAACTGTGAGATCAACTGCGCATGTGCTCTGATCCGGAACTCTTGTGATTGGTCAGTGATTGAATTGGATTACCCTGAGTTTAGACTGTCAGGTCACCGCCTGACGGGCTGCTGCAaaactttgttttcctctttttccgAGAGTAAAGTAGTGGTAAagtattaaacaaacaataaatattgATATTAACAATTTAATAATATCAAATAAGATAAAATAGCAGCCATTTCCTACAAGAGTACATTTACTTTGCGtattaagtacattttgttccACTGTGTACTTCTGTGTTCTTATTTAAGAATAATTTTAAATGCTGTCACTTGTCACTGagtaatatattattaatacaaTATTATATTAGTAttttttcttaagtaaaggaAAAATGTATGTTTCGTATGTAAAATCCTTATTCTTGAAGTAAACGGTATCCAAAGCTGTTAAATGTATGACGTGGAGTAAAAAAGTACGATATTATGTCAAAAAGCATGATCATGACGTTCCCAGTCCTGCCCACGAACCCAGGTTCTTTTTTGTATGAATTAACACAAGGcctaatttttacatttatgaaaatgtaattttgccAGTTTCACAGTAAATCATTAGCTTGTTTAATAAACTCAACTTACTGGAATCAAAATAATGTAAATCTACTCTAATATTCagtaaataacaataatacaatCACAGTACCTGACCAAACTTTATTTTACTGACTCCTCCAAATCACGTTCTTTGACTTTTCTCGCGGTACTCTGGCAGCTGTGGCGTACACGTCACATATCTCAGACAGTAGCTAACCAAGCTAAAGCTAGGCTAACTAGCTGCTTCAGAGGGACATGTAGCCAGTTAAAcaatcaagtcaagtcagtctCAATGAAGGATCTTCCAGAGTGACTGGGGCATGGAGTTAAGAGATATCAAGGACCAGGTAGTAAATAAAGCTTTTGCTGTTGTCTAACTTTACGTTAGATAACTATCAGGACTTCCCACtaacactgcaaacagctggCTAGTCATGGTAGCGAAATGTCGAGCAAAGTTTGCTACAAGGCTTATTTTTGTCACACATTTCTTGCCATGCAACATTGCTCCATAAGTCTGAGTTTGCACGATCGGCTCCTGCAGAATTTGATGTTCAGATTTTGTTATGCACCAAGATCCTATCATTAGGGTCTTTGTTGTCCCTGTTAACTAAGGTCCAAATTCTgccaaacaacattttaaacatcaacCTTTAAATGGATCCACATGTCTCCACTACATAGCAGCGTTTTTTGTGGACAGATCTTGACAGATCTTGATGAGTCATCGCCATCCTAAAATTGTTAgtcactcactctcttttgCATCTCAGCAAAGTCATATTCGTATTTATGACCCCATTAGGTTACGACAGGTTGAGTAATGAGAGCTGCTCAGTTGAAATGTTGAAGTTTTATTACTGCTTCTGTGCTTTACTGTTCATTATCTAACAAAGTGTGATGAAATTAAGCcagtttaaatgtaattttacattatttttttgtttttttcatgttgttcatCTGTTGTATGTCAAATCTCTCTCCCAGTCTCCATTGGTCCAGGCTATATTCAGCCGAAACTCAGAAgaagtgacatttttgttgaacCATGAAGAAGATGTCAATTCACTGGTAATACTGCCCCACAATAACGCACCAgttatgatgtttttttaatgttatggtATCAAATTTGCATGCATtatatttgttttcctctcaggaCCAAGAACAAAGCACACCACTTCATGCTGCTGCTTATTTGGGTGATGTCCACATTATGGACCTACTTATCACCTCAGGTAGAAAAAAACTTGAGACGTGTACAAATTTAGCAACTACGTTTTTCTGTTAATTAATGTGATTAGTCAATGTCATGCAGAAGGACTAATACACCAAAAATAGTCCTGACTTTAACTTTGCTTTTGCTTTGTCTTACAGATGCAAATGTCAACGCTAAGGACCAGGGTATGCTGACTCCTTTACACCGAGCAGCTGCCTCAAGAAATGAAGTCTGTTCCTATTTTCAAGAGATAAAAAAGAGAGTTTGAAAATAGTTATTTCTTAGCACTTCACCACCTCATATTCAAtaaattttgtctttttctctcagagggctgtggagctgctgctaaAGCACAGAGCAGAGGTCAACACACGGGACAAATTCTGGCATACGCCTTTACACATGGCAGCTGCAAACTGGGCCACAGGCTGTGCTGAAGCTCTGATACCACATGTTTGCAGCCTGGATGTTACTGACAGGTCAGGGAGGACACCGCTGCATCACGCAGCGCACAGCGGCCATGAAGAGGTAAACTGTAAAGTTGATTGTAGTAACCAATGTGATCCTCAACCATTTATCCCTTTATGGTTGATGGTCATCATTTCAGTGCATAACAAGGTTTGAGAGTACATCTGATTTAGAGAAGTGAATAATGACTGGGCTTCATTCTCTTGGTTTCTGgcagcattttgggaaaatgcTATTTTGTTGTAATACATTAATCTAGTTTGACACAATATTTATGGATAATCAGAGCCCTGTTAGAATAAATGTTCAGATGTGTTTGCTAAACTGCTGTTAAGACTGTAGATTTAGATTAGGTGAGTTGATGAACACACTTGTCGACACAATTattgtgtttctgcagatggTGAACATGCTCCTGAGCAAAGGTGCCAATGTGAGTGCCAAAGATAAGAAAGAAAGGCAGGCAATGCACTGGGCTGCATACCTCGGTAAGTGGTGTCACTCCCCTAAGAGACACAAATGTATGGGTGACGTTTTCCCAAAATGAATCTCCTACCTGAAAGTAGAACAGAAATTTgtcataaaacacattattataCAATAAAAAGTGAGTTATTTGCACAGAGAAACTGGCTCAAATAGCCACAGATTAGTAAGGTTAAAGTCAGAGTGTGGCAGAGTCAGAGTTATTggcatttattttactttgaaagacAAACACTTTCACTTTTGAGAGTATATAAGCATGtttaagacagagagacaagTTTCTGACTTCAGTAACTAGACAGTTAGGATAAATGATCTTTcccaacttaaaaaaaaacaaataggCAACAGACCAGCAACTTTGTTGTGACTGATGATTTTTGGATTTATGATAAGTATATATGACGAGGTTGTAATCTGAATCTGTATGCtaactgtgtttcagtttccaGGCTACAGGCTAGCAAGTGAATGGGCTGTGTTATGTGCGAGTATGGTAGAGGCTTTTAGTAAATGTTAAGCTCCTTTTTCAGGACATGTGGAGGTCATGAAGCTGCTGGTGTCCCACAGCGCTGATGTGACGTGCAAGGACAAACGTGGCTACACTCCCCTCCATGCTGCAGCTGCCGGCGGACAGTTAGACGTGGTCAAATATCTGTTGAGGCTCGGGGTGGAGGTAAAGTGGCTTGGTCGCAAAACTGTTAGGAGATCTGACAAACAACGCTTTAGTGCTGTCATGTTTCATCagattttttcctcctctgcctctcagaCTGATGAACCCAACATTTTTGGGAACACAGCGCTCCACATGGCCTGTCACACCGGACAGGATGCCGTGGCCACTGAGCTGGTGAACGGCGGTGCCAACATCAATCAGCCCAACTACCACGGCAACACGCCACTGCATCTGGCTGCCGCCTCCTCCAGCGGGGCGCTGTGTCTTGAGCTGCTGATCAACAACGGGGCTGATGTCGGTATGCAGGTAAAGAACTTGTTTTTAAGAAGTGGATTTGAAAAGAACATCCCCTTCTTTTgacaaaatttaatttaatttaattctctCTGTTTACAGAATAAAGAAGGAAAGAGCCCTTTGCATATGGCTGCTATGCATGGACGCTTCACTGGCTCCCAGATTCTGATCCAGAATGGTAACACAGCATCCTCACAACATACAATAGTCTCACTTACAATATGAGAGCATGTCCTCACCTTATGCACTTCATCTTATTAACACTATGTACGCCTCTGCCTCCGTACACAGGTGGAGAGATAGACTGTGCTGACATGTACGGAAATACTCCCCTTCATGTTGCTGCCAGATATGGTCAGGAGTTGCTGATCAGTACTCTGCTGACAAATGGTGCTGAGAAGGCCAGGTGAGATCACTTGCTGATGGTCTTGTACTAAACACCTTCAGAAGGTTATTTGCTTGTCTCTCATTACATTATTGAGCTCCCATTACACCAACTAGATGAAATGTGTTATAACACTAACCGACCAAATGTTTATAAGCCAATGAATGACTATATTTAGTatcctctgaacacacacatacagatccTATAATGATCTTTTTGCTAactaagaaaaagaaaaatgcacatACTAAAGTAAATAATCTCTGTCATGATCTCTATAGACAGGGGATCCATGGGATGCTTCCACTACATTTGGCCGCGCTCTATGGATTTCCAGACTGTTGCCGAAAGTTACTGTCAAATGGTGAGAATCTGTTTGAGTCATCAAGCCCTGTTTACAAATGTATTCTCATTGTTAATCAGTGACACAACTCAAACTGTTTCTACTTACatgttttttgctgtttgtgcaTCGTTCAGGTCAGTTTTACAACATCATGCCATCAGGTGGGTTTGATGT of Lates calcarifer isolate ASB-BC8 linkage group LG12, TLL_Latcal_v3, whole genome shotgun sequence contains these proteins:
- the slc11a2 gene encoding natural resistance-associated macrophage protein 2 isoform X1, with the translated sequence MKAEQEGDLIEGDSPQENGVQTNQYSSISPPASPVAQDEPFSTYFEEKVPIPESPNQVFSFRKLWAFTGPGFLMSIAYLDPGNIESDLQSGAKAGFKLLWVLLLATIIGLLLQRLAARLGVVTGMHLAEVCNRQYPTVPRIILWLMVELAIIGSDMQEVIGCAIALNLLSVGRIPLWAGVLITITDTFVFLFLDKYGLRKLEAFFGFLITVMAISFGYEYVLVKPDQGELLKGMFVPYCAGCGPVQLEQAVGIVGAVIMPHNIYLHSALVKSREVDRKNKKEVKEANKYFFIESSIALFVSFLINVFVVAVFAQAFYNKSNMEVNAECNATGSPHTDLFPLNNGTLEVDIYKGGVVLGCFFGPAALYIWAIGILAAGQSSTMTGTYSGQFVMEGFLNLRWSRFARVLLTRSIAITPTLLVAIFQDVQHLTGMNDFLNVLQSMQLPFALIPILTFTSLTSIMNDFANGLMWKISGGIVILVVCAINMYFVVVYVTSLNSVLLYVLSSLLSIAYLCFVGYLAWHCLIALGVSCLDFCSRIQIGPLRHTDIYLLNDMDTDSVVER
- the slc11a2 gene encoding natural resistance-associated macrophage protein 2 isoform X2; its protein translation is MKGGKNEKAKLRDSPQENGVQTNQYSSISPPASPVAQDEPFSTYFEEKVPIPESPNQVFSFRKLWAFTGPGFLMSIAYLDPGNIESDLQSGAKAGFKLLWVLLLATIIGLLLQRLAARLGVVTGMHLAEVCNRQYPTVPRIILWLMVELAIIGSDMQEVIGCAIALNLLSVGRIPLWAGVLITITDTFVFLFLDKYGLRKLEAFFGFLITVMAISFGYEYVLVKPDQGELLKGMFVPYCAGCGPVQLEQAVGIVGAVIMPHNIYLHSALVKSREVDRKNKKEVKEANKYFFIESSIALFVSFLINVFVVAVFAQAFYNKSNMEVNAECNATGSPHTDLFPLNNGTLEVDIYKGGVVLGCFFGPAALYIWAIGILAAGQSSTMTGTYSGQFVMEGFLNLRWSRFARVLLTRSIAITPTLLVAIFQDVQHLTGMNDFLNVLQSMQLPFALIPILTFTSLTSIMNDFANGLMWKISGGIVILVVCAINMYFVVVYVTSLNSVLLYVLSSLLSIAYLCFVGYLAWHCLIALGVSCLDFCSRIQIGPLRHTDIYLLNDMDTDSVVER